The following proteins come from a genomic window of Panthera leo isolate Ple1 chromosome E2, P.leo_Ple1_pat1.1, whole genome shotgun sequence:
- the LOC122207975 gene encoding natural cytotoxicity triggering receptor 1-like: protein MSLGFAFLLGLVFCLEQRIWAKNGLLPQPSIWALPGTVIPQGSSVTIHCRGPPGVVRWQLLRIGTFISRYDRTSDGSEGVSTFSIQSVTYINAGIYYCIYWKKGVWSGRSDPLDLVVTGVYKDTPSLTALPDPNVTSGENVTLLCETSQYYEIFNLTKDGRNVSPQDFLRQDHNTFLISPVTLAHGGIYRCYGSSKIYPHSWSLPSNPVKLLVTDPPAPGNGHLPIVTGILAIVVLLLLFLLFLFYQCWHRVKHGNIDCETENQVKYKSSFPVMDFQEENQYDVLDDIQPEKDRQMAMQVPIVEDSQEVTYAQLHQETLRGNVDTLLSHTHEDSSGQPCVYATLNLS, encoded by the exons ATGTCCCTGGGGTTCGCTTTTCTGCTGGGACTTG tgTTTTGTCTGGAACAAAGGATTTGGGCAAAAAATG GATTATTACCCCAGCCCTCCATCTGGGCACTGCCCGGGACTGTGATTCCCCAGGGCAGTTCTGTGACCATCCACTGCAGGGGACCTCCAGGAGTAGTCAGATGGCAGCTACTTAGAATAGGAACTTTCATCTCACGGTACGACAGAACCTCAGATGGATCCGAGGGAGTTTCCACGTTTTCCATCCAGTCTGTGACATACATCAATGCAGGAATTTACTACTGTATATACTGGAAGAAAGGAGTCTGGTCAGGACGCAGTGACCCATTGGATCTGGTGGTGACAG GCGTATACAAGGACACACCCTCCCTGACTGCTCTTCCAGACCCCAATGTGACCTCAGGAGAGAATGTGACACTCCTTTGTGAAACATCTCAGTACTATGAAATCTTTAATTTGACTAAAGATGGAAGGAATGTCTCTCCTCAGGATTTTTTACGTCAGGACCATAACACCTTCCTGATCTCTCCTGTGACCCTTGCCCATGGGGGTATCTATAGATGCTATGGTTCTTCTAAAATCTACCCTCACAGCTGGTCACTGCCTAGCAACCCTGTTAAGCTTTTGgttacag ATCCACCTGCTCCTGGAAATGGACACCTTCCCATTGTGACTGGGATCTTGGCCATCGTTGTCttacttcttctcttcctcctctttctcttttaccAATGTTGGCATCGGGTCAAACACG GGAACATTGATTGTGAGACCGAGAACCAGGTGAAGTATAAGAG ctCCTTCCCAGTCATGGATTTCCAGGAAGAAAATCAAT ATGATGTCTTAGATGACATCCAGCCTGAGAAGGACAGACAGATGGCTATGCAG GTCCCCATAGTGGAAGACTCTCAGGAGGTGACCTATGCTCAGCTACACCAGGAAACCCTTAGGGGGAACGTGGACACGCTACTCTCCCACACCCATGAGGATTCCTCTGGCCAGCCCTGTGTGTATGCCACCCTCAACTTGTCCTGA